In Streptomyces hawaiiensis, one genomic interval encodes:
- a CDS encoding IS630 family transposase (programmed frameshift) has product MRYPQGGGLTPERQSFRERIRLQAAERFAAGASNAEVAKDLRVSVRSVQRWRRAWHDAGTEGLRSAGPVSRPKLSEALFTVLEQELATGPVAHGWPDQTWTLARIKTLIGRRFHKSMTLSAIAQMLHRHGFSHQVPARRAVERDEEAVAGWVKETWPQVEGPWRRSMPGCASKTKPGFSMTPPTSRTWARRGHTPLIRVRGRSQRRFSIAALACYKHGERSRLIYRPKRHVDHKRGGRRSFTWTDYRDLLIAAHQQLGAPIVLVWDNLNVHKDRRLRQFIDTRDWITCYFLPAYAPDLNPVEGIWSLLRRSSQANTAFTDPDHLMSTLRHGLRQIQYRSHLIDGCLAETGLTLTTPRRQRQ; this is encoded by the exons GTGAGATATCCGCAGGGTGGTGGGCTGACGCCTGAACGGCAGTCGTTTCGCGAGCGGATCCGGCTGCAGGCCGCGGAGCGATTCGCTGCCGGTGCCTCCAACGCCGAGGTCGCCAAGGACTTACGGGTGAGTGTGCGCTCGGTGCAGCGTTGGCGCCGGGCCTGGCACGACGCCGGCACCGAGGGGCTGCGGTCTGCCGGGCCGGTGTCACGGCCCAAGCTGAGTGAGGCCCTGTTCACCGTGCTCGAGCAGGAGCTCGCCACGGGTCCCGTCGCGCACGGATGGCCGGACCAGACATGGACCCTGGCGCGGATCAAGACGTTGATCGGGCGCAGGTTCCACAAGAGCATGACGCTGTCGGCGATCGCGCAGATGCTGCACCGGCATGGGTTCAGCCACCAGGTCCCGGCCCGCCGAGCGGTCGAGCGCGACGAGGAGGCCGTGGCGGGCTGGGTGAAGGAGACCTGGCCGCAGGTGGAAGGTCCGTGGCGGCGCTCGATGCCTGGCTGTGCTTCGAAGACGAAGC CCGGCTTCTCGATGACGCCGCCCACCAGCCGCACCTGGGCCAGGCGCGGACACACACCCCTCATCCGGGTCCGGGGACGATCCCAGCGCCGCTTCTCCATCGCCGCTCTGGCCTGCTACAAGCACGGTGAACGCTCACGGCTGATCTACCGGCCCAAGCGGCACGTCGATCACAAGCGGGGCGGCAGACGCAGCTTCACCTGGACCGACTACCGCGACCTGCTCATCGCCGCCCACCAGCAGCTCGGCGCACCCATCGTGCTCGTGTGGGACAACCTCAACGTCCACAAGGACCGCCGACTGCGGCAGTTCATCGACACCCGCGACTGGATAACCTGCTACTTCCTGCCGGCCTACGCACCCGACCTCAACCCCGTCGAGGGCATCTGGTCGCTGCTGCGACGCAGCAGCCAGGCCAACACCGCCTTCACCGACCCCGACCACCTCATGAGCACGCTCCGACACGGTCTCCGCCAGATCCAGTACCGCAGCCACCTCATCGACGGATGCCTCGCCGAAACCGGCCTCACCTTGACGACACCACGGCGACAACGTCAGTAG
- a CDS encoding IS5 family transposase (programmed frameshift), producing the protein MWNTIQPLLPVRDLRKGGGIRKYGDRLVLDSIFYVLRSGCQWRMLPHDLMPFDAAHRWFTKWREDGTWDRVHDELRRQVRVEAGRDPEPSAAVIDAQSIKTSEGGEARGFDAGKRTTGRKRHAIVDTMGLLLVVAVTSASVQDRAGGRTVLARLAAGFRTVGLVWADGGYANSVDSTLLSWARDALNIVVEIVKRTDDVKGFKILPRRWVVERTFGWLVRNRRLARDYERLTATSEAMIKVAMIRLMLVRLAGQSARWSHEPHRKTARTETVENLIAA; encoded by the exons ATGTGGA ATACCATCCAGCCGCTCCTTCCCGTGCGTGACCTGCGAAAAGGTGGCGGGATACGCAAGTACGGCGACCGGCTGGTCCTCGACTCGATCTTCTACGTCCTGCGGTCGGGCTGCCAGTGGCGGATGCTCCCGCACGACCTGATGCCCTTCGACGCCGCCCACCGCTGGTTCACCAAGTGGCGCGAGGACGGCACCTGGGACCGCGTCCACGACGAGCTCCGCCGCCAGGTACGCGTCGAGGCCGGGCGCGACCCCGAACCCTCGGCCGCCGTGATCGACGCCCAGTCGATCAAGACCAGCGAGGGCGGCGAGGCCCGCGGATTCGACGCCGGCAAGCGAACGACGGGTCGCAAGCGACACGCGATCGTGGACACGATGGGACTCCTCCTGGTTGTCGCGGTCACCTCCGCCTCCGTGCAGGACCGGGCCGGAGGCCGCACTGTCCTGGCGCGGCTCGCCGCCGGCTTCCGCACGGTCGGCCTGGTGTGGGCCGACGGCGGATACGCCAACTCCGTTGATTCCACGCTGCTTTCATGGGCCCGCGACGCGCTGAATATCGTCGTGGAGATCGTGAAGCGGACCGACGACGTCAAGGGTTTCAAGATCCTGCCCCGCCGTTGGGTGGTAGAGCGGACCTTCGGGTGGCTGGTCCGCAACCGCCGCCTGGCCCGCGACTACGAACGGCTGACCGCCACCTCCGAGGCCATGATTAAGGTGGCGATGATCCGCCTGATGCTCGTCCGACTCGCCGGGCAGTCAGCACGCTGGAGCCATGAACCCCATCGCAAGACCGCGCGAACCGAGACCGTCGAGAACCTCATCGCAGCGTAA
- a CDS encoding MFS transporter — translation MTHHASPTTNAGNLRAWLGLLVVLGPVLLVSMDGSILFLAMPRVSQALSPSADQALWTLDIYGFAVGSLLIAFGNIGDRYGRLRLLMIGAIFFGLGSAAAAFAPTPELLIAARAVMGIAGATLLPSALAVLSELFTDPKRRAQAIGIFAAAFAAGFAIGPVIGGVLLERFWWGSVFLINLPVIVGFLCFAPVLLGEVRATQPGRIDTASVVTSAVGLLLAIYGIKHAAAQGLTVTAVATVLAGIAVLAWFGLRQRQLEHPLIDFSLFRDRIFTVAVITGLLPLAAWSAAAYLAGIYLQSVLDVPVLQAALWALPGAGVLTTTCIVTPLVVDRVGKRAALLVCHFSIAAGLLLLLPTTITGGIGWYVASTAVAGLGYGISFAVVADTAVAAVPPERAGSAGAIAETSNEIGNALGIALLGSLAALLFRLQGPDLAPTLDETLQLPELTAAIVTDAKSAFLTGLHVAAAAASVLHLILGLVALRWLPRPAKVTAAENETAETR, via the coding sequence ATGACTCACCACGCCTCACCCACGACCAACGCCGGTAACCTCCGGGCCTGGCTCGGTCTGCTCGTCGTCCTCGGCCCCGTGCTGCTGGTCTCGATGGACGGATCCATCCTGTTCCTCGCGATGCCCCGGGTCAGTCAGGCGCTGAGCCCCAGTGCCGACCAAGCACTGTGGACCCTGGACATCTACGGCTTCGCCGTAGGGTCACTGCTCATCGCGTTCGGGAACATCGGCGACCGCTACGGACGCCTCAGGCTCCTCATGATCGGCGCGATTTTCTTCGGCCTCGGCTCTGCTGCCGCTGCCTTCGCCCCCACACCGGAACTGCTCATCGCCGCCCGCGCGGTCATGGGGATCGCCGGCGCGACCCTGCTTCCCTCCGCGCTGGCGGTTCTGAGCGAACTGTTCACCGACCCCAAGCGACGCGCACAGGCCATCGGCATCTTCGCCGCAGCATTCGCTGCCGGCTTCGCGATCGGACCGGTCATCGGCGGCGTGCTGCTGGAACGCTTCTGGTGGGGATCGGTGTTCTTGATCAACCTCCCCGTCATCGTCGGCTTCCTCTGCTTCGCACCGGTGCTGCTCGGCGAGGTCCGGGCGACCCAGCCTGGGCGGATCGACACCGCCAGCGTCGTGACCTCCGCCGTCGGGCTCCTGCTGGCGATCTACGGCATCAAGCACGCGGCCGCCCAAGGCCTGACAGTTACCGCCGTGGCCACCGTGCTCGCGGGCATTGCCGTGCTGGCGTGGTTCGGTCTACGGCAACGGCAACTGGAGCACCCGCTCATCGACTTCTCACTCTTCCGCGACCGGATCTTCACCGTCGCCGTCATCACCGGTCTGCTGCCGCTCGCAGCATGGTCAGCTGCCGCGTACCTGGCCGGGATCTACCTGCAGTCTGTCCTCGACGTCCCCGTCTTGCAGGCCGCGCTCTGGGCGCTGCCTGGAGCCGGCGTACTCACCACCACCTGCATCGTGACCCCGCTGGTCGTCGACCGCGTCGGCAAGCGCGCCGCGCTGCTCGTGTGCCACTTCTCCATCGCCGCCGGTTTGCTCCTGCTGCTGCCCACCACCATCACAGGCGGAATCGGCTGGTACGTCGCATCCACCGCGGTCGCGGGCCTCGGCTATGGCATTTCCTTCGCTGTCGTCGCCGACACCGCCGTTGCCGCAGTCCCTCCCGAGCGCGCCGGATCCGCAGGTGCGATCGCGGAGACCAGCAACGAGATCGGCAATGCTCTCGGCATCGCGTTGCTCGGTTCGCTGGCAGCTCTGCTGTTCCGCCTCCAAGGCCCCGACCTCGCCCCAACCCTCGACGAGACACTCCAGCTGCCTGAACTGACAGCGGCGATCGTGACCGACGCCAAGTCGGCCTTCCTCACCGGACTGCACGTCGCCGCGGCGGCAGCCAGCGTCCTGCATCTCATCCTCGGCCTCGTCGCGCTCCGCTGGCTGCCCCGGCCGGCCAAAGTCACCGCGGCTGAGAATGAGACGGCCGAGACCCGATGA
- a CDS encoding helix-turn-helix transcriptional regulator, translating to MESFGAFLKSRRDQVTPDAIGLRTYGNSRRVPGLRREELAHLAGVSAGYYTRLEQGQAGTASAQVLDALARVLELDEVETVHLHNLARQTDRPGLTEPPAEHPHPRVLALLDSLGEATPAIVLGRRGDVLAWNRTGHALLAEHTEFDAPADPARRPSIPRMFFLDPLTRDLHRNWDELARVHVAYLRLTAGRFPTDARLANLIGELTMRSDQFAQMWATGEVADCTTGDMHLQHPTVGTASIAYQVWLQPDSPDHRLEIYTPNDASSADALHLLTRHIAGEDDSNIKGTEQPAAGRGHDRSVNNLAPRNS from the coding sequence GTGGAGAGCTTCGGAGCATTTTTGAAGAGCCGCCGCGACCAGGTCACACCGGACGCGATCGGGCTACGCACCTACGGCAATAGTCGGCGCGTTCCAGGGCTGCGCCGAGAAGAACTGGCTCACCTCGCAGGCGTCAGCGCCGGCTATTACACGCGGTTGGAGCAGGGACAAGCGGGCACAGCCTCGGCGCAGGTTCTCGACGCACTGGCCCGGGTGCTGGAACTCGACGAGGTCGAGACAGTCCACCTACACAACCTCGCCCGCCAGACCGACCGGCCCGGCCTCACCGAACCGCCCGCCGAACATCCCCATCCTCGTGTGCTCGCGCTGCTCGACTCGCTGGGCGAGGCTACTCCCGCGATCGTGCTCGGCAGGCGCGGGGACGTGCTCGCCTGGAACCGCACAGGTCACGCGCTGCTCGCCGAACACACGGAATTCGACGCCCCGGCAGACCCAGCTCGTCGTCCCTCCATCCCGCGGATGTTCTTCCTCGACCCCCTCACCCGGGACCTGCACCGCAACTGGGACGAGCTCGCGCGCGTCCACGTCGCGTACCTGAGGCTCACCGCCGGCCGGTTCCCAACCGACGCGCGACTGGCGAACCTCATCGGCGAGCTCACCATGCGCAGCGACCAGTTCGCCCAGATGTGGGCAACCGGAGAGGTCGCCGACTGCACCACCGGCGACATGCACCTGCAACACCCCACCGTCGGTACCGCGAGCATCGCCTACCAAGTGTGGCTCCAGCCCGACAGCCCGGACCACCGCCTCGAGATCTACACCCCCAACGACGCATCCTCAGCAGACGCACTCCACCTCCTCACCCGTCACATCGCGGGCGAGGACGACTCCAACATCAAAGGGACCGAACAGCCCGCCGCTGGTCGAGGTCACGATCGATCCGTCAACAACCTCGCGCCCCGCAACAGCTAG
- a CDS encoding DUF262 domain-containing protein: MGSDEIRSQGFCLKELFREVTYEIDYYQRDYTWGEDEIRTLLRDLCGSFRNWSTDPAYLRRPHTAPQYFLGPFVYYEPSKNRRYLVDGQQRFVTLHLLFLQLRLSAQERGDARAVDRLNRVITIDGEHFALGITDHEPVLRAVAEARKYETGVGDSLSRRNLWARSQQIESQLAEELDAENLPRFTEWLLDRVVLVGIRAASSDHGYRMFETMNDRGARLTAVDLLKSHLLSHVGANEDHLNTQWHEMLRELATDREDPTAASRFIKAFLMARCAREGREDDRRQIDSNLNVWVRHNAAYLGLVPERPSNFLHFVQDLLKSARLFRPFLAASRALKTGGDRLETVLFNERNGLSCQAIAILAAIDPDDRPSDAKDKGRLVAVYMDRWYALRVLQDLPVQSADSNSLVHDTLVPLLRKCRTTADVASALGDRVTHDGGSIRDAATLGLRGNNAHQIRYLLARATAYVEEACQRPHDVLAYLDRERFHIEHLWANHHHRVEEEIPDPVVFRSRRNQLGGLGLLMGRENSSINDLPLNGKAAYYARSNVLLGIIAPGYDQRNPLLREFIKTHKLDKVLRPFGPREAMTSVVQTRQELYLSLLEHIWNPERLGLPVTLPSASGSNEPTAQIRPVVAARRRPAAGRRRTDVARMVAARILTGGTRIVLTYRSTDHWATIDEDGGIILTATGGTPYGRVDEAGAVARGTKTCQGMNEWHIEDEQGVRTSLRTLRDRAVASGAL; this comes from the coding sequence ATGGGTTCGGACGAGATCAGGTCCCAGGGCTTCTGCCTGAAGGAACTGTTCCGTGAAGTGACCTATGAGATCGACTATTACCAGCGTGACTACACCTGGGGCGAGGACGAAATCCGCACCCTGCTGCGGGATCTGTGTGGATCGTTCAGGAACTGGTCGACGGATCCGGCGTACCTGCGCCGGCCGCACACCGCACCGCAGTACTTCCTGGGGCCGTTCGTCTACTACGAGCCGTCGAAGAACCGGCGCTATCTCGTCGACGGGCAGCAGCGGTTCGTCACGCTGCATCTGCTCTTCCTGCAGCTGCGGCTTTCGGCGCAGGAGCGTGGGGACGCCAGGGCGGTCGACCGGCTCAACCGGGTGATCACGATCGACGGAGAACATTTCGCGCTCGGCATCACCGATCACGAGCCCGTCTTGAGGGCGGTCGCTGAGGCCCGCAAGTACGAAACGGGCGTGGGGGACTCCCTCTCCCGTCGCAACTTGTGGGCACGTAGCCAGCAGATCGAATCCCAGCTCGCGGAAGAGCTCGATGCGGAGAACCTCCCCCGGTTCACCGAGTGGCTGCTGGACCGGGTGGTCCTGGTCGGAATCCGGGCGGCCAGCTCCGATCATGGCTACCGGATGTTCGAGACGATGAACGACCGTGGCGCCCGCCTCACCGCCGTGGACCTTCTGAAGAGCCACTTGCTCTCCCACGTCGGAGCGAACGAAGACCACCTCAACACCCAATGGCACGAGATGCTGCGGGAACTGGCCACTGACCGGGAGGACCCCACCGCCGCTTCCCGCTTCATCAAAGCCTTCCTTATGGCCCGCTGCGCACGTGAGGGCCGGGAAGACGACCGCCGGCAGATCGACAGCAACCTCAATGTGTGGGTCCGCCACAACGCCGCTTACCTGGGACTGGTACCCGAACGTCCCAGTAACTTTCTGCACTTCGTGCAGGACCTGCTGAAGTCGGCCAGACTGTTTCGGCCGTTCCTCGCCGCCAGCCGAGCACTCAAGACAGGCGGCGACCGCCTGGAGACGGTGCTCTTCAACGAACGCAACGGACTCAGCTGCCAGGCCATCGCCATCCTCGCCGCCATCGATCCCGACGACCGGCCCTCCGACGCCAAGGACAAGGGCCGTCTGGTCGCTGTCTACATGGACCGCTGGTACGCCCTCAGAGTCCTGCAGGACCTGCCTGTGCAGTCAGCGGACTCCAACTCCCTGGTCCATGACACGCTCGTTCCGCTCCTGCGCAAGTGCCGTACCACGGCCGACGTCGCCTCCGCGCTGGGCGATCGCGTCACCCACGACGGGGGCTCGATACGCGATGCGGCCACCCTGGGACTGCGCGGCAACAACGCCCACCAGATCCGCTACCTGCTGGCTCGGGCCACCGCTTACGTCGAAGAGGCCTGCCAGCGGCCGCACGACGTGCTCGCCTACCTCGACCGGGAACGGTTCCACATCGAGCACTTGTGGGCCAACCACCACCACCGTGTGGAGGAGGAGATACCCGACCCGGTTGTCTTCCGCAGCCGCCGCAACCAACTGGGCGGCCTCGGCCTGCTCATGGGGCGCGAGAACTCCAGCATCAACGACCTGCCCCTCAACGGAAAGGCCGCCTATTACGCCCGCAGCAACGTCCTGCTGGGCATTATCGCCCCCGGCTACGACCAACGGAATCCCCTGCTGCGCGAGTTCATCAAGACCCACAAGCTTGACAAGGTCCTCAGACCGTTCGGACCCCGGGAGGCGATGACCTCCGTCGTCCAGACCCGCCAGGAACTGTATCTGAGCCTGCTCGAGCACATCTGGAACCCGGAGCGCCTCGGCCTGCCCGTCACCTTGCCCAGCGCGTCCGGCTCCAACGAGCCGACTGCTCAGATCAGGCCCGTGGTCGCCGCGCGCCGCAGGCCCGCTGCAGGGCGCCGCCGCACGGATGTCGCCAGAATGGTCGCAGCCCGGATCCTCACGGGCGGCACGAGGATCGTGCTCACCTACCGCTCCACCGACCACTGGGCCACCATCGACGAAGACGGCGGCATCATCCTCACTGCCACCGGAGGCACCCCGTACGGGCGGGTCGACGAGGCCGGCGCTGTCGCCCGCGGCACCAAGACCTGCCAGGGCATGAACGAATGGCACATCGAAGACGAGCAAGGGGTGCGCACCAGCCTGCGAACTCTGCGCGACCGCGCCGTGGCGTCCGGAGCCCTGTAG
- a CDS encoding helicase associated domain-containing protein, with the protein MTPTRKQHSGDRRPCRQHPSRRSEGCGVRTADHAGRLAAVRRHSPLHPRQQHLLADLGLTAEGARAARPRRIPQAAAFAAGLAHARAWAQQHGNLAVPEPARHDGYRLGTWLRTQRRRASRGKLPADRIKALEAIDPHWNPAGGLRWRQAYLTACTHTTGRSPATTADFNALPADTAKWLFTQCSSYDNLQPEQQQQLAGIGLTSERARALAPPPKPPQPTRPARPRLKNPPSAVAAGLPYARSWAAQHGNLSSAGYRTEHDGFPLGWWLYKQRRAAGAHVKRTGRPWPHNPPLTALDPWWNPPWRATWNHSWHQAHTCYSTGMPFPNQTTKWIRTQQRTWDQLHPHQQHLMGTIGIHGPTPLHRYNSHPANLTDQPTELINTHETNPEQQTRSSQAHPAGARKQRPPPRQHTPHRQTQPTN; encoded by the coding sequence ATGACGCCTACCAGGAAGCAGCACAGTGGTGACAGACGCCCCTGCCGACAGCACCCTTCACGACGGAGCGAGGGCTGCGGCGTACGCACCGCCGACCACGCGGGACGGCTGGCAGCAGTTCGTCGCCACTCCCCGCTCCACCCCCGCCAGCAGCACCTCCTCGCAGACCTGGGCCTCACCGCCGAAGGCGCCCGTGCCGCCCGGCCCCGCCGCATCCCCCAAGCCGCAGCCTTCGCGGCCGGTCTCGCCCACGCCCGCGCCTGGGCCCAGCAACACGGCAACCTCGCCGTCCCCGAACCCGCCCGCCACGACGGCTACCGCCTCGGCACCTGGCTGCGCACGCAACGTCGCCGCGCCAGCCGAGGAAAACTGCCCGCCGACCGCATCAAAGCCCTGGAAGCCATCGATCCCCACTGGAACCCGGCGGGAGGACTGCGCTGGCGCCAGGCCTACCTCACCGCCTGCACGCATACCACCGGCCGATCCCCGGCCACCACGGCCGATTTCAACGCGCTCCCAGCCGACACAGCGAAATGGCTGTTCACCCAGTGCTCCAGCTACGACAACCTCCAACCCGAGCAGCAACAGCAGCTCGCCGGCATCGGCCTCACCAGCGAACGGGCCCGCGCGCTGGCGCCACCACCGAAACCTCCCCAACCAACCCGCCCAGCCCGCCCACGGCTGAAGAACCCGCCCTCGGCCGTCGCCGCCGGCCTGCCGTACGCCCGGTCGTGGGCCGCCCAACACGGCAACCTCTCCTCAGCCGGCTACCGCACCGAACACGACGGCTTCCCCCTGGGATGGTGGCTGTACAAACAACGCCGAGCCGCCGGGGCCCACGTGAAACGCACCGGCCGGCCCTGGCCCCACAACCCGCCACTCACCGCGCTCGACCCGTGGTGGAACCCACCCTGGCGCGCCACCTGGAACCACAGCTGGCACCAAGCCCACACCTGCTACAGCACCGGCATGCCCTTCCCCAACCAGACCACCAAATGGATCCGCACCCAACAACGCACCTGGGACCAGCTCCACCCCCACCAACAACACCTGATGGGCACCATCGGCATCCACGGCCCCACACCCCTGCACCGCTACAACAGCCACCCAGCGAACCTGACCGACCAGCCAACAGAACTGATCAACACCCACGAAACCAACCCAGAGCAGCAAACCCGCAGTTCACAGGCCCACCCAGCCGGGGCCCGCAAGCAACGCCCGCCACCTCGCCAGCACACACCACACCGCCAGACCCAACCAACCAACTGA